In one window of Chryseobacterium viscerum DNA:
- a CDS encoding anthranilate synthase component I family protein — MHTDTIKIKTVSKKTLGDLHTPMNIYLKIRDKFRDTILLESSDSKSIDNNFSFIAVNAIAGIEVKNLNEYEIKLPASAPVKQLMMERNITDIFEEFRTIFICEETNDPIEQTAQSLFGYTSFEAVQFFENINLKAQSKEVEIPILRYRLYQYVIAINHFNDEMYIIENSVDGVKSEFHLLENLIKNQNTPVYPFKKISEETSNITNEDYIELVKTAQKHCMRGDVFQLVLSRRFEQKFKGDEFNVYRALRNINPSPYLFYFDYGNYKLFGSSPESQLIIKDNKAIIHPIAGTSKRTGNFEADLQAIEELKADPKENAEHTMLVDLARNDLGKLGKNVTVTKLKEIQLFSHVIHMVSEVTADVSTDINPLEMVSATFPQGTLSGAPKHRALQLINQYEKDSRGYYGGCIGMIGLNGTCNQAIMIRTFLSKNNTLFYQAGAGIVAKSVPENELQEVNNKLNALKKAVEKAEKIVEK, encoded by the coding sequence ATGCATACTGACACCATTAAAATAAAAACTGTTTCGAAAAAAACACTGGGAGACCTTCATACTCCCATGAATATTTACCTTAAAATCAGGGATAAATTCCGTGATACCATTCTTCTGGAAAGCTCGGATTCAAAAAGTATAGATAATAACTTTTCCTTCATTGCAGTGAATGCCATTGCAGGAATTGAAGTGAAAAACCTCAACGAATATGAAATCAAGCTTCCTGCTTCTGCTCCTGTAAAGCAATTGATGATGGAACGCAATATCACAGATATTTTTGAAGAATTCCGGACAATTTTTATATGTGAAGAAACCAACGACCCGATAGAACAAACGGCTCAGAGTCTTTTTGGCTATACAAGCTTTGAAGCGGTACAGTTTTTCGAAAACATCAATCTTAAAGCACAAAGCAAGGAAGTTGAAATCCCTATTCTGAGATACAGATTATACCAATATGTGATTGCAATCAACCATTTCAATGATGAAATGTATATTATTGAAAACTCTGTTGATGGCGTAAAATCTGAGTTTCATCTGTTGGAAAACCTTATTAAAAACCAGAATACTCCGGTATATCCTTTTAAAAAAATAAGCGAGGAAACATCTAATATTACAAATGAAGATTATATTGAACTGGTAAAAACAGCCCAAAAGCACTGTATGCGCGGAGATGTCTTCCAGCTGGTTCTGAGCAGAAGATTTGAACAAAAATTCAAAGGTGATGAATTCAATGTATACCGTGCTTTAAGAAATATCAATCCTTCTCCTTACTTATTCTATTTTGATTACGGAAATTACAAATTATTCGGATCAAGTCCTGAAAGCCAGTTAATTATAAAAGACAATAAAGCCATTATTCACCCGATTGCCGGAACATCCAAAAGAACAGGAAACTTTGAAGCTGATCTTCAAGCTATTGAAGAATTAAAGGCTGATCCCAAAGAGAATGCAGAACATACCATGCTGGTTGACCTGGCAAGAAATGATCTGGGAAAGCTCGGAAAAAATGTAACGGTTACCAAACTTAAAGAAATCCAGCTGTTCTCTCATGTTATTCATATGGTAAGTGAAGTGACAGCGGATGTTTCCACTGATATCAATCCTCTTGAAATGGTATCTGCAACCTTTCCCCAGGGAACACTAAGCGGTGCACCGAAGCATAGAGCTCTCCAGCTGATCAACCAATATGAAAAAGATTCCCGCGGATATTATGGCGGCTGTATAGGAATGATCGGTTTGAATGGCACCTGCAACCAGGCTATTATGATCAGAACTTTCCTAAGTAAAAACAATACACTTTTTTACCAGGCGGGTGCCGGTATTGTGGCAAAATCAGTTCCGGAAAATGAACTGCAGGAAGTTAATAACAAGCTGAATGCTCTTAAAAAAGCAGTTGAAAAAGCAGAAAAAATAGTTGAAAAATAA